A window of Ignavibacteriales bacterium contains these coding sequences:
- a CDS encoding T9SS type A sorting domain-containing protein, translating to MMKRILSIFTVLVMFVSISNAQWTNQGAWPNASLLGDGSHGIAVDPDGKVWNQTFSPTKLWTGTDTIVVRQILVFNADGSPASFSPIWRGTINGVVDTLKGSNVRGMRKDLDGNILYVDGLKNMYRFNYKTGEMMNKVKLGDNGLATSPLCPAVDAAGNIFVGGVVAPAPVLVYDKDFNYLYNALDASQGYARTMEVSADGNTIYWCSYTLAGIYIYHRADEFSAYDSVGLIPGFKTESIVWHPVTKHLWASGGSWFSPAGALSATYQLSNNTWYELNLDNMTVTDSMKWIYTTPDSPDERPRAIDFSPDGKTAYVGCFGTSGYPLMQKIIYTGTGVEKVSDIVTKYELGQNYPNPFNPSTTIKFSVLETGLVTLKVYNTLGQEVATLLNEVKGAGIYETNFDASKLTSGTYIYTITTANFSSSRKMLLIK from the coding sequence ATGATGAAACGTATTCTATCTATTTTTACTGTATTGGTTATGTTTGTTTCAATTAGTAATGCACAATGGACGAATCAGGGTGCATGGCCTAATGCAAGTTTGCTTGGTGATGGAAGTCATGGAATTGCTGTTGATCCGGATGGTAAAGTTTGGAATCAAACTTTTTCTCCAACAAAACTATGGACGGGAACAGATACCATTGTTGTTCGTCAAATTTTGGTATTTAATGCAGATGGAAGCCCCGCATCATTTTCACCTATTTGGCGTGGTACTATTAACGGGGTTGTGGATACTTTAAAAGGAAGCAATGTACGTGGTATGCGAAAGGACCTCGATGGAAATATTCTTTATGTAGATGGATTGAAAAATATGTACCGGTTTAATTATAAAACCGGGGAAATGATGAATAAAGTTAAACTGGGTGATAACGGATTGGCTACTTCGCCTCTATGCCCTGCAGTAGATGCGGCTGGCAATATTTTCGTGGGTGGTGTTGTTGCACCTGCTCCAGTGCTGGTTTACGATAAAGATTTCAACTATCTATATAATGCTCTTGATGCTTCCCAAGGTTATGCAAGAACAATGGAAGTATCCGCAGATGGCAACACAATATACTGGTGCTCTTATACTTTAGCAGGTATTTATATTTATCATCGTGCAGATGAATTTTCTGCTTATGACTCTGTTGGGTTAATCCCTGGTTTTAAAACTGAATCCATTGTTTGGCATCCAGTTACAAAACATCTTTGGGCTTCTGGTGGTTCATGGTTTTCTCCTGCTGGCGCATTAAGTGCAACATATCAACTATCAAACAATACATGGTATGAATTGAACCTGGATAATATGACAGTGACAGATAGTATGAAATGGATTTATACAACACCCGATAGTCCGGATGAAAGACCTCGCGCAATTGATTTTAGCCCGGATGGTAAGACTGCCTATGTTGGATGTTTTGGTACAAGTGGATACCCACTAATGCAAAAAATTATCTACACTGGAACAGGTGTTGAAAAAGTTTCTGACATTGTTACCAAGTATGAATTAGGACAAAATTATCCAAACCCATTTAACCCAAGTACAACAATTAAGTTTAGCGTGCTTGAAACTGGATTGGTTACTTTAAAAGTTTATAACACACTTGGTCAGGAAGTTGCAACCTTGTTGAATGAAGTTAAAGGTGCGGGTATTTACGAAACCAATTTTGATGCTTCTAAATTAACAAGCGGAACTTATATTTATACGATTACAACTGCAAACTTTTCTTCATCAAGAAAGATGTTGCTTATTAAGTAA
- a CDS encoding T9SS type A sorting domain-containing protein — protein MMKRILSLFALLVLFASISQAQWTNQGPWPDGKISDLHGIAVDPDGKVWAAPYTFTVDSLVGPPTRYLKPIFVYNPDGTEASFSPIKFLTIGGVVDTLRYSCRGMNADAEGNILFVDGFWSMYKINYKTGEGMLKLAGDLPWSPTAPVSDAAGNIYVGAVLGGNPVQIYDKDFNFIQNAVDVIPDYGRTLAVSSDGNTLYIPRFGKKLTYVYQRADEFSAYDSVGVIFDGGMTESMTWHPITKNLWASCGSYFDKPTKPPYTPNSWYGLNLTSGVLTDSFYLAPSTATPENERPRGIAFSPDGMTAYVGTFGGSGMPFISKFTKGGGAAIPVTFQVDLSVQEALGNFTPGTDQVVVRGSFQIDAGDAADWAGTMFTCTDPNADKIYTVTANLPDAKAGTAYAFKFVIIKGGTDNWEGISDRPFTLTGPTQTLDVVFFNNVDKVGKEIDVTFSANMEYEIVSGRFNTATDTMTVRGSFNGWSGTDLMSPNPTSPNFYEITKKYTVAAGETWNYKYAWIYGAGGVNWEGDPNKTYTFTQDDLNAGSAFIERTYNDNTPETITNFPVTVKFQVDVTNAVSSVTGNAFTSVDNVFIAGAVPPLKWPGGGWPDADLALVHFLYDDATHGDKVAGDKIWTVDLVFPQYSPLRIQYKYGANWGLPSNTGANDNESSVGTDHFINLTPQLTTAEVLNIWSTMGDTPLGVEKLPELPVKYELAQNYPNPFNPNTTIKFSVLESGMVTLKVYNSLGQEVATLLNEVKSAGVYETNFDASKLTSGTYIYKITTPQFSSTRKMMLVK, from the coding sequence ATGATGAAACGTATTCTATCTCTTTTTGCACTTTTGGTTCTGTTCGCTTCAATTAGTCAAGCTCAGTGGACAAACCAGGGTCCTTGGCCCGATGGTAAAATTTCGGACCTTCATGGAATTGCTGTAGATCCTGATGGTAAGGTTTGGGCAGCTCCATATACATTTACCGTTGATAGTCTTGTTGGACCACCAACTAGATATCTTAAACCCATTTTTGTTTACAATCCTGATGGAACAGAAGCATCATTTTCACCAATTAAATTTCTTACAATTGGTGGCGTTGTAGATACTTTAAGATATTCCTGCCGCGGTATGAATGCCGATGCAGAAGGGAATATTCTTTTTGTGGATGGCTTTTGGAGTATGTATAAAATCAATTACAAAACTGGAGAAGGAATGCTAAAGTTAGCAGGCGACCTTCCTTGGTCTCCAACTGCTCCTGTTTCAGATGCTGCTGGTAATATTTATGTTGGCGCTGTTTTAGGTGGAAATCCTGTTCAAATATACGATAAAGATTTTAACTTTATTCAAAATGCTGTTGATGTCATTCCAGATTATGGTAGAACATTGGCAGTCAGTTCTGACGGCAATACATTGTATATACCAAGGTTTGGTAAGAAATTAACTTACGTATATCAACGTGCCGATGAATTTTCAGCATATGATTCTGTCGGTGTTATATTTGATGGTGGTATGACCGAATCGATGACATGGCATCCAATCACAAAAAATTTGTGGGCAAGCTGCGGTTCTTATTTTGATAAACCAACCAAACCCCCATATACTCCAAATTCATGGTATGGTTTAAACCTTACTTCAGGTGTTCTTACAGATAGTTTTTATTTAGCACCTTCAACTGCAACACCAGAAAATGAAAGACCACGTGGTATTGCCTTCAGTCCTGATGGAATGACAGCATACGTAGGAACATTTGGTGGAAGCGGAATGCCGTTTATATCAAAATTCACAAAAGGCGGCGGTGCAGCAATTCCTGTTACATTCCAGGTTGATTTATCTGTTCAGGAAGCACTTGGCAATTTTACTCCAGGTACCGATCAGGTTGTGGTACGTGGTAGCTTCCAGATAGATGCTGGCGATGCTGCTGATTGGGCTGGTACAATGTTCACATGTACAGATCCAAATGCTGATAAAATTTATACTGTTACTGCAAATTTACCAGATGCTAAAGCAGGAACAGCTTATGCATTTAAATTTGTTATCATTAAAGGTGGTACCGACAATTGGGAAGGTATTTCTGATAGACCATTTACATTAACCGGTCCTACCCAAACTCTTGACGTCGTATTTTTCAATAATGTTGATAAAGTTGGCAAAGAAATCGACGTTACATTTTCTGCTAATATGGAATATGAAATAGTTTCCGGTCGTTTTAATACTGCTACCGATACTATGACTGTTAGAGGAAGCTTTAACGGATGGAGCGGTACTGATTTAATGTCACCAAATCCAACCAGTCCAAATTTCTATGAAATTACAAAGAAATATACTGTTGCTGCTGGTGAAACTTGGAATTATAAATATGCCTGGATTTACGGAGCAGGCGGTGTAAATTGGGAAGGCGATCCTAACAAGACCTATACCTTTACTCAAGATGATTTAAATGCTGGTTCTGCATTTATTGAACGTACCTATAATGACAATACTCCAGAAACAATTACTAATTTCCCTGTTACAGTTAAATTCCAGGTAGATGTAACTAATGCAGTTTCTTCAGTTACAGGTAATGCATTTACATCAGTTGATAATGTATTTATCGCTGGCGCTGTTCCTCCACTAAAATGGCCTGGTGGTGGATGGCCCGATGCTGATTTAGCATTAGTTCATTTCTTATATGATGATGCTACACATGGCGATAAAGTTGCTGGTGATAAAATATGGACAGTTGATTTAGTGTTCCCACAGTATTCACCTTTACGTATACAGTACAAATACGGTGCTAACTGGGGATTACCTTCAAATACCGGTGCTAATGATAACGAATCATCAGTAGGTACTGATCACTTTATCAACCTTACACCTCAATTAACAACTGCCGAAGTTCTGAATATTTGGAGTACGATGGGTGATACACCTCTTGGTGTTGAAAAATTACCAGAGCTTCCAGTTAAGTATGAATTAGCTCAAAACTATCCAAACCCATTTAACCCGAATACAACTATTAAGTTTAGTGTTTTGGAAAGTGGTATGGTTACTTTAAAAGTTTACAATTCTCTTGGACAAGAAGTTGCTACATTGTTAAACGAAGTAAAGAGTGCTGGTGTTTATGAAACTAATTTTGATGCTTCAAAATTAACCAGTGGTACTTATATCTATAAGATCACAACACCTCAATTCTCTTCTACAAGAAAGATGATGTTAGTAAAGTAA
- a CDS encoding glycosyltransferase has protein sequence MPKTSIIISFYNKIDYLKLVLAGLQRQSFNDFEIIIADDGSDQNSVKAVENISRKMNYQMIHLWQEDKKFRKNKILNKAIVASNSDYLIFIDGDCVPHKEFIREHFVNREDNVCLTGRRVNLSERLTNIVSEEKILNGYLDKNISKLIFDGLFGKSVDIEKGFYFKSKLLRKIFNKKKRGILGCNFSIYKKDIIAINGFDERYEAPSIGEDSDVQFRLELNSIKIKSLNNIAVQYHLYHKIQPRPKENLLLFEKVKLSEQYFAQFGINKPE, from the coding sequence ATGCCCAAAACTTCAATCATAATTTCTTTCTATAATAAAATTGATTATTTGAAACTAGTACTTGCCGGTTTGCAGCGGCAATCATTCAATGATTTTGAAATTATTATTGCAGATGATGGTTCCGATCAGAATTCCGTTAAAGCAGTTGAAAATATTAGCCGAAAAATGAATTATCAAATGATTCATCTTTGGCAGGAAGATAAGAAATTCAGAAAGAATAAAATCTTAAATAAAGCAATTGTTGCAAGCAATTCTGATTATTTAATTTTTATTGATGGTGACTGCGTTCCGCATAAAGAATTTATCCGGGAGCATTTTGTGAATAGGGAAGACAATGTTTGCTTAACAGGCAGAAGAGTAAATCTTTCGGAAAGATTAACTAATATTGTTTCAGAGGAAAAAATCCTAAATGGTTATCTTGATAAAAATATTTCTAAATTAATCTTTGATGGATTATTTGGGAAATCGGTTGATATTGAAAAGGGATTTTACTTCAAATCGAAATTACTGAGAAAAATATTTAATAAAAAGAAACGAGGAATTTTAGGATGTAACTTTTCAATTTATAAAAAAGATATAATTGCCATAAACGGTTTTGACGAAAGATATGAAGCACCTTCGATTGGAGAAGATAGTGATGTTCAATTTCGATTGGAATTGAATTCAATAAAAATAAAATCATTAAATAATATTGCTGTTCAATATCATCTATATCATAAAATTCAGCCCCGTCCAAAAGAAAATTTATTGCTGTTCGAAAAAGTAAAGTTGAGCGAGCAATATTTCGCACAATTTGGAATAAACAAACCAGAATAA
- a CDS encoding Lrp/AsnC family transcriptional regulator yields MLDDIDIKILKALQANGRVKRNEIAEQIGLSIPSISERLHKLEEKKIIEGYYTKLNRKAFGYDIMVFILVYMESSKFYKEFIHNVEKNPQILECHSILGQGSHIVKAVVKDSESLEKLLAQIQSWHGVTRTVTSFTLSTVKETTVLDI; encoded by the coding sequence ATGTTGGACGATATTGATATTAAAATCTTAAAAGCACTACAAGCTAATGGACGTGTTAAAAGAAATGAGATAGCTGAACAAATCGGACTATCAATTCCTTCCATTAGCGAACGCCTTCATAAGCTTGAAGAAAAAAAAATAATTGAAGGTTATTACACCAAGCTGAACAGAAAAGCATTTGGTTATGATATTATGGTTTTTATTTTAGTTTATATGGAATCATCCAAGTTTTACAAAGAGTTCATTCATAATGTAGAAAAGAATCCTCAGATACTTGAGTGCCATTCAATTTTAGGGCAAGGTTCTCATATTGTTAAAGCAGTTGTTAAAGATTCAGAATCACTTGAAAAACTTTTAGCTCAGATTCAATCGTGGCACGGTGTAACAAGGACAGTTACAAGTTTTACATTATCAACAGTTAAAGAAACTACAGTTTTGGATATTTAA
- the glnA gene encoding type I glutamate--ammonia ligase: MAKEKATGSPVSKVLDFIKSNKIKFVDFKFMDMPGQWQHLTVPQEQLEADSFINGFGFDGSSIRGWKAINESDMLIIPDPTTMFVDSFVVEPTISLICDVYEPATKEKYSRCPRNIAQKAAAYLQSTGIADTAYFGPEAEFFVFDDVRFDTQANSSYYFVDSIEGKWNSGRVENPNLGYKPRYKEGYFPVPPTDALMDLRNEMCVNLMNAGIHVEAQHHEVASGGQCEIDLRFEPLLKAADQLLLFKYIVKNTAKKNNKTVTYMPKPIVGDNGSGMHVHTSLWKNGKPLFAGTGYAGLSEMALYFIGGLLKHAPSLLAFTNPTTNSYKRLVPGFEAPVNLAYSQRNRSASIRIPMYSTSPKAKRVEFRCPDPSANPYLAFSAILMAGLDGVMNRIDPGNPLDKDIYDMEPEELKDVPSTPGSLEEALKHLADDHEFLTRGDVFTEDVIETWIKYKINKEIKPMALQPHPYEFALYYDV, encoded by the coding sequence ATGGCAAAAGAAAAAGCAACTGGTTCTCCAGTTAGTAAAGTGTTGGATTTTATTAAATCTAACAAAATTAAATTTGTGGATTTTAAGTTTATGGATATGCCCGGACAGTGGCAGCATCTTACTGTTCCTCAGGAACAACTTGAAGCCGATTCATTTATTAATGGTTTTGGATTTGATGGCTCTTCTATCCGCGGCTGGAAAGCAATTAACGAAAGTGATATGCTGATTATACCAGATCCGACAACAATGTTTGTGGATTCATTCGTAGTAGAACCAACCATCAGTTTAATCTGCGATGTTTACGAGCCAGCAACAAAAGAAAAATATTCCAGGTGTCCGAGAAATATTGCTCAAAAAGCGGCGGCTTATCTGCAATCAACTGGAATTGCGGATACTGCTTATTTCGGTCCCGAAGCAGAATTTTTTGTGTTTGATGATGTTCGTTTCGATACGCAGGCGAACTCCAGTTACTATTTTGTTGATTCAATTGAAGGCAAATGGAACAGCGGAAGAGTTGAAAATCCTAACTTAGGTTATAAACCAAGATATAAGGAAGGATATTTTCCTGTTCCACCAACAGATGCGCTTATGGATTTGAGAAATGAAATGTGCGTGAATTTAATGAATGCCGGAATACACGTTGAAGCACAGCATCACGAAGTAGCAAGCGGTGGACAGTGTGAAATTGATCTGCGTTTTGAACCTTTGTTGAAAGCCGCCGATCAATTGCTTCTATTTAAGTATATAGTCAAGAATACGGCTAAGAAAAACAACAAGACGGTAACTTATATGCCTAAACCTATTGTTGGCGATAATGGAAGCGGAATGCACGTTCATACCAGTTTGTGGAAAAATGGTAAACCATTGTTTGCCGGAACAGGTTATGCCGGCTTAAGTGAAATGGCTCTGTACTTTATTGGTGGTTTGTTGAAACATGCTCCATCACTTTTAGCATTTACAAATCCTACTACAAATTCTTATAAACGATTAGTCCCGGGATTTGAAGCACCTGTTAATTTAGCATACTCACAAAGAAATAGAAGTGCGTCGATTAGAATTCCGATGTACTCCACAAGCCCAAAAGCAAAAAGAGTTGAGTTCAGATGCCCCGATCCTTCTGCAAATCCTTACCTGGCTTTCTCTGCAATTTTAATGGCAGGTTTGGATGGAGTTATGAATAGAATAGATCCAGGTAATCCGCTTGATAAAGATATTTACGATATGGAACCGGAAGAATTAAAAGATGTTCCTTCAACACCTGGTAGCTTGGAAGAAGCATTAAAACATTTAGCTGATGATCATGAGTTTTTAACCAGGGGTGATGTTTTTACCGAAGATGTAATTGAAACCTGGATTAAATATAAAATTAATAAGGAAATTAAACCGATGGCTTTGCAGCCGCATCCATATGAGTTCGCACTTTATTATGATGTTTAA
- a CDS encoding RsmB/NOP family class I SAM-dependent RNA methyltransferase, whose protein sequence is MIKLSDNIVKYISSLYGDNIAKKYFEFVSTEPSTYIRLKKSNLPDEFLINRLSKYGIQLEKVNELPNAYKIISGVEIIGKTLESIIGKYYVQSKSSMVPPLILSPNENDIVLDLCSAPGSKTTEIADLMNNKGTIISNEPNLDRIKMLIHNIDKMSLINIGVIQFRGEWLNRIYHNYFDKILVDAPCSALGVVQKKGEVSNWWSTERVENLTKMQLMILTSAIKMAKIGGEIVYSTCTLTPEENELVLNHVLNKYPLEVMDIELPIKSEEAFTSYKGEKLNPALTKARRILPWEVDSDGFFIIKMKKIGEVESSKPMELKESNLKLLNHKNKLITSAVENLSETFGIRKDIWQEFNYLLKSDDIFFTDKNWNDANPGLFTRIGTRLGLFDKHGKTHLHSFAAQFLADEITKNIFQLSDENQLKDYMNGGIVKTKSCLPGQQVVKFEDIILGTGVLVQNGLKSQFPKSKRTNEIKLSV, encoded by the coding sequence TTGATAAAACTGAGCGATAACATTGTTAAATATATTTCTTCCTTGTATGGAGATAACATTGCTAAGAAGTACTTCGAGTTTGTCAGTACCGAACCCTCAACTTACATTAGACTGAAAAAAAGCAATCTACCAGATGAATTTCTTATAAATCGATTAAGCAAATATGGAATTCAATTAGAAAAAGTTAACGAATTACCAAACGCTTATAAAATTATTTCTGGTGTTGAGATAATTGGTAAAACGTTGGAATCAATTATTGGTAAATATTATGTTCAAAGTAAATCATCAATGGTTCCTCCCTTAATTCTTTCTCCAAATGAAAATGACATTGTATTGGACCTTTGTTCGGCTCCAGGATCTAAAACCACCGAGATAGCCGATCTTATGAACAACAAAGGAACAATAATTTCTAATGAACCAAATCTGGATAGAATTAAAATGCTCATCCATAACATTGATAAAATGAGCCTGATAAACATTGGAGTAATTCAGTTCAGGGGTGAATGGTTAAACCGTATCTATCATAATTACTTCGATAAAATTCTTGTTGATGCGCCCTGCAGCGCGCTGGGTGTTGTTCAAAAAAAGGGTGAAGTTAGTAATTGGTGGTCAACTGAACGAGTTGAGAATTTAACAAAGATGCAATTAATGATCTTAACTTCTGCAATCAAGATGGCAAAGATTGGTGGTGAAATAGTTTATTCTACCTGCACTTTAACTCCGGAGGAAAATGAGTTAGTGCTCAATCATGTTCTAAACAAATATCCTCTTGAAGTTATGGACATTGAATTGCCAATTAAATCAGAGGAAGCATTTACTTCGTATAAGGGAGAAAAATTAAATCCTGCATTAACCAAAGCAAGAAGGATATTACCATGGGAAGTAGATTCTGATGGTTTCTTTATTATCAAGATGAAAAAAATTGGAGAAGTTGAATCATCAAAACCAATGGAATTAAAGGAATCAAACTTAAAATTACTAAACCATAAAAATAAATTGATAACATCTGCTGTAGAAAATTTGAGTGAAACATTCGGTATTAGAAAAGATATTTGGCAGGAGTTTAATTATTTGCTAAAAAGTGATGACATTTTTTTTACTGATAAAAATTGGAACGATGCAAATCCAGGTTTATTCACAAGGATAGGTACGCGTCTTGGTTTGTTTGATAAACATGGAAAAACACATCTGCATTCCTTTGCCGCTCAGTTTTTAGCGGATGAAATTACAAAAAATATTTTCCAGCTTTCAGATGAAAACCAGTTAAAAGATTATATGAACGGTGGAATCGTTAAAACAAAATCATGTTTACCAGGGCAGCAAGTTGTAAAATTTGAAGATATTATTTTGGGTACTGGCGTTCTTGTACAAAATGGATTGAAAAGTCAGTTTCCTAAATCAAAGCGCACAAATGAAATTAAACTTTCAGTTTAA